Proteins encoded within one genomic window of Empedobacter falsenii:
- a CDS encoding tetratricopeptide repeat protein, protein MNKYIKLVIAAVLIALAIFLFTIREYGWGFVSLLVAVFPILFYFRNENILLAFWFLRKEDMAKAKKWLQKIKNPSSELIPKQMGYYHYMMGITEAQDNVAVSEKYMKEALNYGLSFDHDRAMANLSLAGAAMSKGKKKEAEGYIKEAKKNDSKGMFTDQIKMMNDQMKRFNVSNSQLQNPHMRHKGRKF, encoded by the coding sequence ATGAACAAATACATTAAATTAGTAATCGCCGCTGTATTAATCGCTTTAGCAATCTTTTTGTTTACCATTCGCGAATACGGTTGGGGATTTGTTTCGTTATTAGTCGCTGTATTTCCAATTTTATTCTATTTCAGAAACGAAAACATCTTGTTAGCTTTCTGGTTTTTACGTAAAGAGGATATGGCAAAAGCGAAAAAATGGTTACAAAAGATCAAAAATCCATCATCAGAATTAATTCCTAAACAAATGGGATATTACCATTATATGATGGGAATTACTGAAGCGCAGGACAATGTTGCCGTTTCAGAAAAATATATGAAAGAAGCCTTAAACTACGGTTTATCATTTGATCATGACAGAGCAATGGCTAATTTATCTTTGGCTGGAGCTGCAATGTCAAAAGGTAAAAAGAAAGAAGCGGAAGGTTATATTAAAGAAGCGAAGAAAAACGATTCGAAAGGAATGTTTACAGATCAAATCAAAATGATGAATGATCAAATGAAACGTTTCAACGTAAGTAATTCGCAATTACAAAACCCACATATGCGTCACAAAGGACGTAAATTCTAA
- a CDS encoding HIT family protein → MASIFTKIINGEIPSYKIAENDKYIAILDAFPLVEGHVLVIPKKEVDKIFDLDKETYLGLMDFSYEIAQAIEKAIPCLRVGVAVVGLEVPHVHVHLVPLNTMQDINFSNPKLQLSAEKMIEIADNIKSYL, encoded by the coding sequence ATGGCAAGCATTTTCACTAAAATTATAAACGGAGAAATACCATCATACAAAATTGCCGAAAACGATAAGTACATCGCTATTTTGGACGCGTTTCCTTTGGTAGAAGGTCATGTATTGGTTATCCCGAAAAAAGAAGTCGATAAAATCTTCGATTTAGACAAAGAAACCTATTTAGGTTTAATGGACTTTTCTTATGAAATTGCACAAGCTATAGAAAAAGCAATACCTTGTTTACGCGTTGGCGTAGCTGTTGTTGGTTTAGAGGTACCACATGTACATGTGCATTTGGTTCCTCTAAATACAATGCAAGATATCAATTTCTCAAATCCAAAACTTCAATTATCTGCCGAGAAAATGATCGAAATTGCAGATAATATCAAATCATATTTATAA
- the greA gene encoding transcription elongation factor GreA: MANIQYVTKEGLEKLREELHQLETFERPKISQQIADARDKGDLSENAEYDAAKEAQGMLEMQIAKLKEVVAYARVIDESKLDHSKVSILSKVKIKNTANGQELVYTLVPESEADLAKMRISVNTPIAKGLLGKSLGEVAEITLPNGMTLNFEILEISLD, encoded by the coding sequence ATGGCAAATATACAATATGTAACGAAAGAAGGATTAGAAAAGTTGCGTGAAGAGCTTCATCAGTTAGAAACTTTTGAGCGTCCAAAAATTTCGCAACAAATTGCTGATGCTCGTGATAAAGGAGATTTATCTGAAAATGCAGAATACGATGCTGCAAAAGAAGCTCAAGGAATGTTAGAGATGCAAATTGCTAAATTGAAAGAAGTTGTAGCATATGCACGCGTAATTGATGAATCTAAATTAGACCATTCTAAAGTATCAATATTATCAAAAGTTAAAATAAAAAATACAGCGAACGGACAAGAATTAGTGTACACTTTGGTACCTGAATCTGAGGCTGATTTAGCTAAAATGCGCATCTCTGTAAATACTCCAATCGCAAAAGGATTGTTAGGAAAATCACTTGGAGAAGTTGCAGAAATTACATTACCTAACGGAATGACTTTAAATTTTGAAATTTTAGAAATATCTTTGGACTAA